In Methanothrix sp., a genomic segment contains:
- the purN gene encoding phosphoribosylglycinamide formyltransferase codes for MTASIGIISSGRGENLRYILQAERAGQLPARVKIVLADQPDAGALRIAEEFCVPHMFIEPAGSSREEYDQKLIEHLEGAGVELVVLTGYMRILSPGFVRHYKNRILNIHPALLPSFRGLDAFGQALEHGVTWTGTTIHIVDEDVDHGPIVYQQPVPVRRNDTRESLKARIQKAEYRAYPRAIKMFIEGKPKVVGRKVVFENGAK; via the coding sequence TTGACCGCCTCCATTGGCATCATATCCTCTGGCAGGGGGGAGAATCTCCGCTACATCCTGCAGGCAGAGCGAGCGGGCCAGCTTCCTGCCCGGGTGAAGATAGTCCTGGCCGACCAGCCTGATGCCGGCGCCCTCAGGATCGCAGAGGAGTTTTGCGTCCCCCATATGTTCATCGAGCCTGCAGGAAGCTCCAGAGAGGAGTACGATCAGAAGCTCATCGAACATCTGGAGGGAGCGGGGGTGGAGCTGGTGGTCCTCACCGGCTACATGAGGATCCTATCTCCCGGATTCGTCCGCCATTACAAGAACAGGATCTTGAATATCCATCCTGCCCTGCTGCCCTCTTTCCGGGGTTTGGATGCCTTCGGCCAGGCCCTGGAGCATGGGGTGACCTGGACCGGCACCACTATTCATATCGTGGATGAGGATGTCGATCACGGGCCCATCGTCTATCAGCAGCCGGTGCCGGTGAGGAGGAACGATACCCGCGAGAGTCTGAAGGCCAGGATCCAGAAGGCGGAGTACAGAGCCTATCCCCGGGCGATAAAGATGTTCATCGAGGGGAAGCCTAAAGTGGTGGGAAGAAAGGTTGTATTTGAGAACGGAGCGAAGTGA
- the albA gene encoding DNA-binding protein Alba: MAEDEVVFIGNKPVMNYVLAVVTQFNSGAKDVKIMARGRAISRAVDVAEVSRSRFLPDVRVMGIQISTETLNTDRGEANVSAIEITLGK, translated from the coding sequence ATGGCGGAAGATGAGGTCGTATTCATCGGCAATAAGCCTGTGATGAATTATGTGCTGGCAGTGGTAACCCAGTTCAACAGCGGCGCCAAGGACGTCAAGATCATGGCCAGGGGGCGGGCGATCTCCAGGGCGGTGGATGTGGCAGAGGTCTCAAGGTCTCGATTTCTGCCGGATGTAAGGGTGATGGGAATTCAGATCTCCACCGAGACTCTCAATACCGATCGGGGGGAGGCCAATGTATCTGCGATTGAGATCACTTTGGGGAAGTGA
- a CDS encoding radical SAM protein: MDLKTKALLLSIGRVQLSRPQDGGQPSTAGPGAGESSVFFQSGRRLVRLSVVDRSPLSLEVRGDEALISLQGRAISRGRMVEPLLHSPGQAYITVSERCIYDCRFCAVPRLKGGVKSHQRVVEMVKEANATGRLESISLTSGTEVSPQLEGERVAALVCDLKQFGVPIGVSVNPFPGVNRMLYDAGADEVKYNLETPDRILFSRVCPGLSYQEIMDALEEAVELFGENHVFSNLLVGLGESDQSLRQGMDELTDRGVLPILRAAYPHPLRLDEVDITRPSAERLLKLARYLRMRLDQKGLDGRLALTGCYCCTGCDLVPGRDL; the protein is encoded by the coding sequence GCCCCGGCGCGGGGGAGAGCTCAGTCTTCTTTCAGTCCGGCAGGAGATTGGTACGCCTCAGCGTAGTGGACAGATCGCCTCTCAGCCTGGAGGTGAGAGGGGATGAGGCGCTCATCTCCCTGCAGGGCAGAGCGATCTCCAGGGGCAGGATGGTTGAGCCCCTGCTGCACTCACCGGGCCAGGCCTATATCACCGTCTCTGAGCGTTGCATATACGACTGCAGGTTCTGTGCTGTCCCCAGGCTGAAGGGGGGGGTGAAGTCTCATCAGCGGGTGGTGGAGATGGTGAAAGAGGCGAATGCCACCGGCAGGCTGGAGTCCATCTCCCTGACCAGCGGCACTGAGGTCTCCCCACAGCTTGAGGGGGAGAGGGTGGCGGCTTTGGTCTGCGATCTGAAGCAGTTTGGAGTGCCGATAGGAGTATCTGTCAACCCCTTTCCAGGAGTCAACCGGATGCTCTACGATGCCGGGGCAGATGAAGTCAAGTACAATCTGGAGACGCCCGATCGCATTCTCTTCTCCCGGGTCTGCCCGGGATTGTCCTATCAAGAGATAATGGATGCCCTGGAGGAGGCTGTGGAGCTCTTCGGAGAAAACCACGTCTTCTCCAATCTGCTCGTTGGCCTGGGGGAGTCGGACCAGTCCCTCCGCCAGGGGATGGATGAGCTTACGGATCGGGGCGTTCTTCCCATTCTGAGGGCGGCTTACCCTCATCCCCTGCGCCTGGATGAGGTGGATATCACCCGGCCATCGGCAGAGCGGCTGCTGAAGCTGGCTCGATACCTGAGGATGAGACTGGATCAGAAGGGCCTGGACGGCAGGCTGGCCCTCACAGGCTGCTATTGCTGCACCGGCTGCGATCTCGTTCCAGGAAGGGATCTATAA
- a CDS encoding cyclic nucleotide-binding/CBS domain-containing protein: protein MENAKRRKLSSVSVQRIGCAMKVRELMSYPIVTVPPEAMVLDAIRVMAAQKKGSVLVAEECLLKECLGIVTTSQIFLEVFAKGQDPARVRVTDIMTPGPLITIDLDDSTQRAAELMQEHNIRRLPVLKDGALVGIITSKDLLACVR from the coding sequence ATGGAAAATGCAAAACGGCGGAAGTTATCCTCTGTATCCGTCCAAAGGATCGGTTGTGCTATGAAGGTCAGAGAGTTGATGAGCTATCCCATTGTCACCGTGCCTCCCGAGGCCATGGTGCTGGATGCCATAAGGGTGATGGCAGCACAGAAGAAAGGCAGCGTTCTGGTGGCGGAGGAGTGCCTCCTCAAGGAGTGTCTGGGGATTGTCACCACCAGCCAGATCTTCCTGGAGGTATTTGCCAAGGGGCAGGATCCGGCCAGGGTTCGGGTCACTGATATCATGACCCCCGGTCCTCTGATCACCATCGATCTTGATGATTCCACCCAGAGGGCGGCGGAGCTGATGCAAGAGCACAATATCAGAAGGCTGCCGGTGTTGAAGGATGGGGCCTTGGTGGGCATCATCACCAGCAAGGATCTGCTGGCCTGTGTGAGGTGA
- a CDS encoding HIT domain-containing protein: protein MEHLWAPWRIEYILSKKPEGCIFCTKPGEKRDEENLILYRGVHHFIIMNAYPYNNGHMMVVPFRHTSKLSGWADGEREEMMELADLAVELLRHTMHPDGFNLGINMGIVGGAGIADHIHMHIVPRWNGDTNFMPVISDTRVISEHLRATYANLKRGLEEML, encoded by the coding sequence ATGGAGCACCTGTGGGCACCCTGGAGGATTGAGTACATCCTCAGCAAGAAACCGGAGGGCTGCATCTTCTGCACCAAGCCCGGGGAGAAGAGGGATGAGGAGAATCTGATACTCTACAGAGGAGTACACCATTTCATCATCATGAATGCCTATCCCTACAATAATGGCCACATGATGGTGGTCCCATTTCGTCATACCTCAAAGCTCTCAGGCTGGGCTGATGGCGAGCGGGAGGAGATGATGGAGCTTGCCGATCTGGCGGTGGAGCTCTTGAGACATACCATGCATCCGGATGGATTCAACCTGGGGATCAATATGGGCATTGTGGGCGGCGCGGGAATTGCCGATCATATCCATATGCATATAGTGCCCCGCTGGAATGGCGATACCAACTTCATGCCCGTCATATCCGATACCAGGGTGATATCTGAGCACCTGCGGGCGACATATGCGAATTTGAAGAGAGGGCTGGAGGAGATGCTTTAA